One Alkaliphilus sp. B6464 genomic window carries:
- a CDS encoding flavocytochrome c: MNKIKKSLVVILTLILVFSLAACQPKDTNDKIGQEPVSSVVVGEGRGKGGPVKLEVTFENSEIKDIKVVENKESDYTKPVIADLTKQIIDTNSTNVDIVSGATLTSHAIINAVKDAIQKAGVTLTAKDATKEAEKAEDISTDIVIIGAGGAGLSAAIEATNQGAKVIVVEKNAFMGGNTNYATGGMNAAGTKYQEAKGIQDSPELYFKDTMKGGHDKNDPALLKVLTEKSAETIYWLEELGAKLSEIGRSGGQSVDRIHKGPEGMPVGTHLMDVFADQVEELNIDVRLNTKAIEILAEGNKATGIKVENKDGNAYNINAKAVILASGGFGANPELVTKYKPELEGFGTTNQPGATGDALAMVEKLDVALTDIKEIQTHPTVVPKINEMITEGVRGDGAILVNRDGKRFINELETRDVVSKAILSQEGNTAFLLFDQQVVEEASAIQKYKDAGLLTEAASLKELGEKLKIDAETLEKTVNTYNEYYRNKEDKEFGRRLMNVELTKTPFYAVEIAPAIHHTMGGVRINTDTEVINNSGNVVEGLYAAGEVTGGVHGGNRIGGNAVSDITVFGRIAGKNAAEAVKGK; encoded by the coding sequence ATGAACAAAATTAAAAAATCATTGGTTGTAATCCTAACTTTAATATTAGTATTTTCGCTAGCTGCTTGTCAGCCAAAAGACACTAATGATAAAATAGGTCAGGAGCCTGTAAGCAGTGTAGTCGTAGGTGAGGGAAGAGGTAAAGGTGGCCCAGTTAAACTAGAGGTTACTTTTGAAAACTCTGAAATTAAAGATATTAAGGTTGTAGAAAATAAGGAGTCAGATTATACTAAACCAGTTATTGCAGATCTAACTAAACAAATTATTGACACAAACTCTACAAATGTTGATATTGTTTCAGGTGCTACATTAACTAGTCATGCTATAATTAATGCTGTAAAGGATGCTATACAAAAAGCAGGAGTTACTTTAACTGCTAAAGATGCAACTAAAGAAGCTGAAAAAGCAGAGGATATCTCAACTGATATAGTTATTATTGGAGCAGGTGGTGCAGGGCTTTCAGCAGCTATAGAGGCAACTAATCAAGGCGCTAAAGTAATAGTTGTAGAAAAAAATGCTTTTATGGGCGGAAATACAAACTATGCAACTGGTGGAATGAATGCGGCTGGTACAAAGTATCAAGAAGCTAAAGGGATACAAGATAGCCCAGAGTTATATTTTAAAGATACAATGAAGGGCGGACATGATAAAAATGATCCAGCACTGTTAAAGGTTTTAACTGAAAAATCAGCAGAAACCATATATTGGCTTGAAGAATTAGGAGCAAAATTATCTGAAATTGGAAGATCAGGTGGGCAAAGTGTAGATAGAATTCATAAAGGTCCAGAAGGTATGCCTGTAGGAACTCACCTTATGGATGTATTTGCTGACCAGGTAGAAGAACTTAATATTGATGTTAGATTAAATACAAAGGCAATAGAAATTCTTGCAGAAGGCAATAAGGCAACAGGTATAAAAGTAGAAAATAAAGATGGAAATGCTTACAACATAAATGCTAAGGCAGTAATACTTGCATCTGGCGGATTTGGTGCTAATCCAGAGTTAGTAACAAAATACAAACCAGAATTAGAAGGCTTTGGAACAACTAACCAACCAGGAGCAACAGGCGATGCTCTTGCTATGGTAGAAAAGTTGGATGTAGCTTTAACAGACATAAAAGAAATTCAAACTCACCCTACAGTAGTTCCTAAAATAAATGAAATGATAACTGAAGGGGTAAGAGGAGACGGTGCTATCTTAGTAAACAGAGATGGTAAAAGATTTATAAATGAACTTGAAACTAGAGACGTAGTATCTAAAGCTATATTATCACAAGAAGGTAACACTGCATTTTTACTCTTTGATCAACAAGTAGTAGAAGAGGCAAGTGCGATTCAAAAGTATAAGGATGCTGGATTATTAACAGAGGCTGCTTCCTTAAAAGAGCTAGGTGAAAAACTTAAAATAGATGCTGAAACTCTTGAAAAAACTGTAAACACATACAATGAGTATTATAGAAATAAAGAAGATAAGGAATTTGGAAGAAGGCTAATGAATGTAGAGCTTACAAAAACACCATTTTATGCAGTAGAAATAGCTCCAGCTATTCACCATACTATGGGAGGAGTTAGAATAAACACTGACACTGAGGTAATTAACAACTCAGGAAATGTGGTAGAAGGTCTATATGCTGCTGGAGAAGTTACAGGAGGAGTACATGGTGGTAATAGAATTGGTGGTAATGCGGTATCTGATATAACTGTATTTGGAAGAATAGCAGGAAAAAATGCTGCAGAAGCTGTAAAAGGTAAATAA
- a CDS encoding sensor histidine kinase has protein sequence MRIDGSFRKILSIILVFIMLLTMIIVVGYNNFIHHKNTVIRQQQEHLLTIAKSISRSLDVFINYKTNSLSVLAKEPIIIKALKMNEEGQVYYRHEEVLETFFEKYKDEMERVLFFNNKGELIYQYPLMNSTNGKVIEDSIINRALNSKQIFISKEYLSSPNQFSIDILQPVINNNEVIGVLVNTINLNKTYENLIHPIRPGKKGYAMVKNMDGFIVMHPVTDQIGIESIKVRKKRFPQNDWKELEELNRRQVEEGEGYFVYHSKWWQDAEEELTKKINAYTTFKKGDIFWSISVQMDYKEIEAPIKGTLVNTSLIALIIAVFLMSVLYIILKMDKKRKALEIEAKYLKELNKAWEELIKSEARLRHSQKLETIGTLTSGVAHEFNNLLCPILGYSEMLLQSVDANKTMHEDILEINKGALRAKELIEQILAFSRDDATVPKFKYLEVNYVVKESIKLIKSILPNNIKIVENINSNQLIFGNSTQLQQVLLNLYTNSYHSMKSEDGVLEVNTEDVYISHEEWEKLNLPNGNYVKIQVKDDGAGMNEETLEQIFDYYFTTKETGKGTGLGLPVVRNIVENHKGRIFVKSQVDVGTSVDIYLPSAEENYRENLNEF, from the coding sequence ATGAGAATTGATGGCTCCTTCAGGAAAATACTATCAATAATACTTGTATTTATTATGTTATTAACTATGATAATTGTAGTAGGATATAATAATTTTATTCATCATAAGAATACAGTTATTAGGCAACAACAGGAGCATTTACTCACAATAGCAAAGTCTATTTCTAGAAGTCTTGATGTATTTATTAATTATAAAACTAATAGTTTATCTGTATTGGCTAAAGAACCAATTATTATAAAAGCATTGAAGATGAATGAAGAAGGACAAGTCTATTATCGACATGAAGAAGTTTTAGAAACTTTTTTTGAAAAATATAAAGATGAAATGGAAAGGGTATTATTTTTTAATAATAAAGGAGAGTTGATTTATCAATATCCACTTATGAATTCAACTAATGGGAAAGTTATAGAAGATTCTATCATAAATAGAGCCTTGAATAGTAAACAGATATTTATAAGTAAAGAGTATTTATCCAGCCCTAATCAATTCTCAATTGATATATTGCAGCCAGTTATAAACAATAATGAGGTTATAGGTGTTTTGGTTAATACTATTAACTTAAATAAAACGTATGAAAATTTAATCCATCCTATAAGACCTGGAAAAAAGGGTTATGCAATGGTAAAAAATATGGATGGTTTTATTGTGATGCATCCAGTAACAGACCAAATAGGTATAGAATCCATAAAAGTGAGAAAGAAAAGGTTCCCACAAAATGATTGGAAAGAACTTGAAGAATTAAATAGGAGACAGGTTGAAGAAGGGGAAGGTTATTTTGTCTATCACTCTAAATGGTGGCAAGATGCTGAAGAAGAATTAACCAAGAAAATTAATGCGTATACTACATTTAAAAAAGGTGATATTTTCTGGAGTATATCTGTTCAAATGGACTATAAGGAAATAGAGGCACCTATTAAAGGTACACTTGTGAATACATCATTAATAGCATTAATTATTGCGGTTTTTTTAATGAGTGTACTTTATATAATTTTGAAAATGGATAAGAAAAGAAAAGCACTGGAAATTGAAGCTAAATATTTAAAAGAATTAAATAAAGCATGGGAAGAGTTAATTAAAAGTGAAGCAAGATTAAGACATTCTCAAAAACTTGAAACCATTGGCACATTAACTAGTGGGGTAGCTCACGAATTTAATAATCTATTATGTCCTATATTAGGTTATTCGGAAATGCTACTACAAAGTGTTGATGCCAATAAGACTATGCATGAAGATATATTAGAAATAAATAAAGGTGCTTTAAGGGCCAAGGAGCTAATAGAACAAATTTTAGCATTTAGTAGAGATGATGCTACAGTTCCTAAGTTTAAATACTTAGAAGTAAATTATGTTGTAAAGGAAAGTATAAAGCTTATTAAATCAATTTTACCAAATAACATTAAAATTGTAGAGAATATTAATAGCAATCAACTGATCTTTGGAAACTCAACACAATTACAACAAGTTTTGCTTAATTTATACACAAATTCATATCATTCTATGAAAAGTGAAGATGGAGTACTAGAGGTTAATACTGAAGATGTATATATTAGCCATGAAGAGTGGGAAAAACTTAATTTACCGAATGGAAATTATGTAAAAATTCAGGTTAAAGATGATGGTGCTGGCATGAATGAGGAAACATTAGAACAAATATTTGATTACTATTTTACTACAAAGGAAACAGGGAAAGGTACAGGGTTAGGTCTACCAGTCGTACGCAATATTGTAGAAAATCACAAGGGTAGAATTTTTGTAAAAAGTCAAGTAGATGTAGGAACAAGTGTTGATATATATTTACCTTCTGCTGAAGAAAATTATAGGGAAAATCTTAATGAATTTTAA
- a CDS encoding response regulator transcription factor: MFRVVIADDEVTIRNGLKSLIESYHLDLHVVATVEDGKEAIEVIEEYRPEIILMDINMPFINGLKVIERARELDKDSKIIIISGYDQFEYAQKALELGVFSYLLKPIDYRSFKNIITKAVEAYSNRIWETSILKDGITNRAGSEDVGNLAINYIKENFSKNYLSLNLVAEKYHISESYLTRVIKQKTGLTFTDYLNKLRISMAINLLMDKDKVYTINEISYMVGYNSQHYFSRAFKNYVGLSPNQYRNEKTNVNL; encoded by the coding sequence ATGTTTAGGGTAGTTATTGCAGATGATGAAGTAACAATACGCAATGGATTAAAAAGCTTAATAGAATCTTACCACCTGGATTTACACGTTGTAGCAACTGTAGAAGATGGTAAGGAAGCCATTGAAGTAATTGAAGAATACCGTCCAGAGATTATTTTAATGGATATTAATATGCCATTTATAAACGGACTTAAGGTAATAGAAAGAGCTCGAGAGTTAGATAAGGACTCTAAGATTATTATTATATCAGGATATGATCAATTCGAGTACGCTCAAAAAGCCTTAGAGCTGGGAGTGTTTAGTTATTTGTTAAAGCCTATTGACTATCGTTCTTTTAAAAATATCATAACAAAGGCTGTAGAAGCTTATTCTAATAGAATATGGGAAACAAGTATATTAAAAGATGGGATAACTAACAGAGCTGGATCTGAAGATGTGGGAAATCTAGCAATTAATTATATAAAAGAAAACTTCTCAAAAAATTATTTATCTTTAAATTTAGTGGCTGAAAAGTATCATATTAGTGAATCTTATCTCACTAGGGTTATTAAGCAAAAAACAGGACTAACGTTTACTGATTATCTTAATAAGTTAAGAATTAGTATGGCTATTAACCTATTAATGGATAAGGACAAGGTATATACCATTAATGAAATATCATATATGGTAGGCTATAATAGTCAGCATTATTTTAGTAGGGCATTTAAAAATTATGTAGGACTCTCACCTAATCAATATAGAAATGAGAAAACAAATGTTAATCTATAG
- a CDS encoding flavin reductase, with the protein MSEFMKVKPEEFNESPFKLIGKDWMLITAEKDGKVNTMTAAWGGFGVMWGKNVAYIVIGPQRYTKEFVDNSATFSLSFFDDSSRKMLSYLGTTSGRDEDKIKKSNLTVIHEDNIPYFEEATKVVLCKKLFAQEYKPESFIYQEINEKWYPNSDHHTLYIAEITKILIKE; encoded by the coding sequence ATGTCTGAATTTATGAAAGTAAAACCTGAGGAGTTTAACGAAAGTCCATTTAAACTTATAGGTAAGGATTGGATGCTAATTACAGCTGAAAAGGATGGAAAGGTAAATACTATGACGGCTGCCTGGGGCGGTTTTGGTGTAATGTGGGGAAAAAATGTTGCTTATATCGTTATAGGTCCCCAGCGATATACAAAGGAGTTTGTAGATAACTCAGCAACCTTTTCATTAAGCTTTTTTGATGATAGCAGTAGAAAAATGCTAAGTTACCTTGGCACAACTTCTGGTAGAGATGAAGATAAAATTAAAAAATCAAACCTTACAGTTATTCATGAAGATAATATTCCATATTTTGAAGAAGCAACTAAAGTTGTTTTATGCAAAAAGCTTTTCGCACAGGAGTATAAGCCAGAGTCTTTTATTTACCAAGAAATTAACGAAAAATGGTACCCTAATTCTGATCATCACACATTATACATAGCAGAGATTACAAAAATTCTTATAAAAGAGTAA